One region of Wyeomyia smithii strain HCP4-BCI-WySm-NY-G18 chromosome 3, ASM2978416v1, whole genome shotgun sequence genomic DNA includes:
- the LOC129729483 gene encoding m-AAA protease-interacting protein 1, mitochondrial, with amino-acid sequence MFSYHRTQKVLQISRFVHGFASNTTPELLRSVSYDSKPVADLRLLNERLPPFAKFSGCNNRRNYSSVSQDDIPPNKPRSLPKLMDFPELVWPSVVKSVKNWIMVHFIIRPYFDRDFNLPDFIRGAKQALQIVSASLAGGELKNLEGLVERPVINDLKSSVGKMSVAQRYDLMVDKEDIYFSFPYQVGVMFDEEDQDSQKRFVEITMVFHVLKGLKGMVERGEPIPLNIGVMPEFRDKISICNYRFIKEFTKGVDSDWTVNVVNHFKPSDFVDE; translated from the exons ATGTTCTCTTATCATCGCACACAAAAAGTACTACAAATTTCGCGATTCGTGCATGGTTTTGCTAGTAACACAACACCAGAACTGTTACGATCGGTGTCCTATGACAGCAAGCCAGTTGCAGACTTGAGACTACTGAATGAACGGTTACCTCCATTCGCTAAATTCAGCGGCTGCAACAACCGGCGAAACTACTCAAGTGTCAGCCAAGATGACATCCCACCGAATAAACCACGCAGCTTACCAAAGTTGATGGACTTCCCGGAATTAGTGTGGCCTTCAGTGGTAAAATCGGTCAAGAACTGGATCATGGTGCACTTCATTATCAGACCCTACTTTGACCGGGACTTCAATCTTCCGGATTTCATTCGTGGTGCCAAACAGGCGTTGCAA ATTGTCTCTGCTTCATTGGCGGGTGGAGAACTTAAAAATCTGGAAGGCTTGGTTGAACGACCAGTTATAAATGATTTGAAAAGTTCGGTTGGCAAAATGTCCGTTGCACAGCGTTATGATCTGATGGTGGACAAAGAGGACATCTACTTTTCATTTCCCTACCAG GTAGGCGTTATGTTTGACGAGGAAGATCAGGATAGCCAGAAACGGTTTGTTGAGATAACAATGGTGTTTCACGTGCTTAAAGGTTTAaaaggaatggttgaaagaggTGAACCGATTCCGCTCAACATTGG TGTAATGCCTGAATTCCGAGACAAAATTAGTATCTGCAACTATCGGTTTATCAAGGAATTTACGAAAGGTGTTGATTCAGACTGGACAGTGAACGTGGTTAATCACTTTAAACCAAGCGATTTTGTGGATGAATAA
- the LOC129728367 gene encoding uncharacterized protein K02A2.6-like, giving the protein MSDQVANYIRNCEICMEFSGNQSKPPMTTHQIPQYPFQRVNIDLGEIKTGDKKLTLMVTADSYSDFVEVDFLNDTKTRTIVTACKRNFARHGSPEVVVTDNGPQFDNNEWTSFACKWDFVHVTSSPYHAQGNVLQQHRNTPNAIGSSPNQRLYSRNTRSVVPVITNRLKPPKAPQVEENIRHKRAVTKVSYNKNEKKLPNLSVGADVLVQRRPDLGSTWEKAVLLRRLEDQSYEVQTKDGAVYRRSAVHVKPGKQVQLDEQVELRRQRRLNQEREEKLHQEQQQQVNKASFTRSNMVNKAAANSEKYVFERHDYGATNVMDQPVPEYQKQHSSLGTEVSNPSNEERDSPTTPTARSRRNSKDVENIVPSSSGRPKREIIKPSRFLD; this is encoded by the exons ATGAGCGATCAGGTAGCAAATTACATTCGTAACTGTGAGATTTGCATGGAGTTCAGTGGAAATCAAAGTAAACCGCCGATGACAACACATCAAATTCCACAATATCCATTTCAGCGAGTCAATATCGACCTCGGCGAAATAAAAACAGGTGACAAAAAGTTGACACTGATGGTCACAGCGGACAGCTACTCGGACTTCGTTGAAGTAGACTTTTTAAATGATACAAAAACGAGAACCATCGTAACCGCTTGCAAACGCAATTTCGCACGACATGGAAGTCCTGAAGTGGTGGTCACAGACAACGGACCACAGTTTGATAACAACGAATGGACTAGTTTTGCATGTAAATGGGATTTTGTTCACGTGACTTCTTCTCCGTACCATGCCCAAGGAAATG TTCTACAACAGCATCGCAACACGCCGAATGCGATAGGATCCAGCCCGAACCAAAGATTATATTCAAGAAATACTCGCAGTGTAGTGCCAGTCATTACTAATCGCTTAAAGCCACCGAAAGCGCCACAGGTGGAGGAGAATATTCGGCACAAGAGAGCGGTCACCAAAGTAAGCTacaataaaaacgaaaaaaagttgcCAAACCTGAGTGTTGGAGCTGATGTACTGGTACAACGTAGGCCGGACCTGGGATCTACCTGGGAGAAAGCAGTATTACTAAGGCGACTTGAGGACCAATCATATGAAGTGCAAACGAAGGATGGTGCAGTTTATCGCAGGAGTGCAGTACACGTGAAGCCAGGCAAACAAGTGCAGTTAGACGAGCAAGTAGAGTTGCGAAGACAGCGTCGGCTAAATCAAGAACGAGAAGAGAAGCTACACCAAGAACAGCAGCAGCAAGTAAACAAAGCGTCATTCACGAGAAGCAATATGGTTAACAAAGCGGCAGCAAATTCGGAGAAATATGTGTTCGAACGACATGACTATGGAGCAACCAACGTGATGGACCAGCCAGTACCGGAGTACCAGAAGCAGCATTCGTCTTTGGGCACAGAAGTGTCCAATCCCAGTAACGAGGAAAGAGATTCACCGACAACACCAACAGCTCGATCAAGGCGAAACTCAAAAGACGTAGAGAATATTGTTCCGTCGTCCTCGGGTCGACCAAAGCGAGAAATTATTAAACCTTCAAGGTTTTTGGATTAG